The Verrucomicrobiota bacterium DNA window AGGTGTTTCAATTCCGAGAAGCTATGCTCCTCTTCTTGAGAAACCTTTACGATGGCCGAAAAGGATTATTGACGTTTTAGCGTTAAAACTCCGTTATCTGTCACATGAAAAGAGCAACCGTGTATTTTGAGGAAGATTTACATCGTGCACTTAAAATAAAAGCCGCCGAAGCATCTTCCTCCGTATCTGACTTAGTGAATGACGCAGTTAAGCAAGCCCTGGCCGAGGATTTGGAAGACTTACAAGCGTTCAGGAATCGAGAGTCCGAACCCACAGTGGATTTTGAAAGTTTCCTGAAGACTCTGAAAAACGATGGACGAATATAGAATCGAAATCAAAAAGTCTGCAGGAAAAGAACTTCAAAAAATTAAAGGAAAAGATCAGGAAAGAATCATTGAGCGGATACGCGGCCTGGCACAAGAGCCAAGACCCTCTGGTTCAAAGAAACTTTCCGGAGAAGAAAAATATAGGATCCGTCAAGGAGACTATCGCATTTTGTATCAGATATTCGATGAGACAGTGCTGATTGTCATAGTAAACGTCGGACACCGTCGAGATGTATACAAAAAATAGAGAACAATTTGCTCCTCTTAGGTGAGTTGCACAAGAAATCACGAGCAGTGGAACTGCCCACGATTGTCAGAACGGGACATCTTCTCAAATTTTCAATGGTTATTGCCTGCTCGGAAGATCTGATTGATTCTGAGATAGTAGCCATAAATGATAAGAACATGATAGCGGTCTTTTTATTAAATAGCCTGGTTGTCTCGATAGCGGTGGTTATCCATTACGAGTTCCTATTTCGCATTACTCTCCTGGTGCCAAAAATGAAGATCAAACATCGCTTCAGGATTGTGATGGGAGTCTTTGGTGCTCTGATTGCACACGCAGTGGAGATCTGGGTATTTGCTCTGGCTTATTATTTCATGCACCATGAGGATGATTGGGGGAGCTTGATAGGAAACTTTAATGGAACCTTATTGGACTGTTTCTATTTCTCATCCACCACATTTACCACCTTAGGTTTTGGGGATGTTGAGCCGTCTGGCCGAATAAGGTTTTTAACCGGAATTGAATCGTTAACCGGATTGGTGCTTATCACCTGGACGGCCTCGTTCCTATATTTTGAAATGCAACGTTTCTGGAGTTCCAGATAGTCTAGCGCCTCGCGGTTATTGGTTCAAAGATCTCAGGTTTTTGATTGGCAGAATTTTCTGGGCGCTATTCCAGGATGAAACGGAGGCGATAGAACTTGGTGTCTGAGGGTAGGCTGGAGGTATCGAGTTCGAGGTTAATTCGGCCGGCTGTTTCGCCGCTGAGAATACTGGAAGTGTAGGCATCGGTCGTTGCCCAATCTTCCATATCGGAGGAACACTCCAATTCGAAGGTCGCATCCGAGATTCCGTTTGCCCAGGGGAAGGAAACATCCAGCTTTCCGGCCTCTTCGCTCGACCCGGATATCGGTAACACACCGTAAGTGATTTGGTTCGGGTCCGTTGCAAAGATGTACTCCAGTAAGTTCAGCCAAGTGTCTGTGTCTGGATTTGCGCTCTGACCACTAATCGATTCGTTTACCTGGTCATCGGCGGAAAAGGTGTCCGCTACCCAGGTTTCATAGGTTTTCAATTTCGAGACTGCCTCGACCGTGACTGCGGTATCCGAGTATTCGATTTTGAATTCGAGATCTTCGCGAAACGGATCCATGCCGACTGTTGAAAATGTCCCACTGATTGTCCCTGCGTTTAGGACCTCAAAGCGATCGCCTGCCTGAGGGACAAAGTCGTCGATCAAGACAACTTTCAAGGCGCCATCCAGTACCGCATTTCCGGTTACATCTACAAAGTCGAATTCCGTTTCCCGTTCATAACCTGCCAACTCTATTTCAATAGAACCTGTGGTGGTTTGTTCGTAATCTCCGGTGATGGTGGCAGTTCCAGTAGAAGCTACTGAGATCAGGTCTCCAGATTCCCCGCTATCCACTTGCATTTGGTTTTCATTAGCAGGTGGAAAGCCGAAAAATGAATAAGGGAACAGCTCTCCACCATTTAAGATATTACCTTGGAAGAATATTTCCCCCTCGAAAGTGGATCCGTCATCCAGGATCAAGAAATTGTCTACAACAAAATTGGAATCGTTGAGGATTAATTTCCCTTTTTTCTTTATCAATATAGATCCTCCCACTCTGGCATTAGTAACGTTGTTCAGTTCAAGTATGCCTTTGAGAACGAAACCGTCCGGTATTTTTGTTGGTAAATCACCGAACTCACCCAACCCTGTAATATTCAATCGGGCGGTTTTTGCGATGCCTGTAATCTGGATGTTTTTTGGGATATCCACTTTCCCACCTACGTTCCAAGTGCCATCACCAAACACACCGTCTGTAAAATTTCGCTTACTCAGAAAAGATAATTTTGATCCAAGGCCGACAGAGACGGTTTCAAAGTTTATTAACGCTGCGTTGGCTCCCAATTCGTTGTCCGAACCTGAGAAGGTAAGATCTCCAAAATTCCAAACTGCATTTAGGTTGCCTGTTAAAATGGTCGTTTGGGGGACAGGGATAGAACTATCTATCTTCGAAATGTGATTAAACGAAGCGTTGTTGAACAACAACTTTCCCTCTTTATAATTAACAAAATCACTATCATTGACGAAAATGCTTCCTTCAAATTGAGCGTTCGCATAACTATCGATAACAACAGATTCCAGAAGAATTGAGGTCGTCCTCGAATTTCCGGTAGACCTAAAAAGGACGGCTGGTCGAGTGCCCATGTGAGATTTAGTAGAAAGTTGAACTTTTCTGTCAGCGCCTCCTCCCAGATTCAAAAAGTCGTCAGATAGTGCATATCCCAAGGTAGAATCCTCGAAGCGAACATTTGCCGCATCAAGAACGGGCGCACCTCCGCTTAGTACGCCCAATTCAGATTGAATCACCATTAACTCACCGGGGCCATCTATTATAAACTTTCCCGAGCCGAATTTGTGATTTCTGTCGTCGCCAATTGCTCGTCCTTCAAGCAGCAGAGTCGCAGCTTCGCCAATATAGACTGTTGACTCGCCGCGGCTATCTGGTCGTTTCCAACGACTATTTTCCAGATTCAGAGATGTCGAATCTGCCAACGAGACCCTACCTCCATCAACGTCGAGCGAATCGACAGAACTTCCACCGCTAATTTGTTTAAGATCAGAGTTTGTTGATAATAGCAGCGGACCTCCTGAGATATGTGTTGGTCCCGATTGCTCAATCGTTAGTCTATTCTCCAGCCCTGCTTTCAATTGAAGGTTTGAGAATAGTTTCATCGTACCTTTGTTAATTGTGAGAGGCTCAATCGTTACTGTTTCTGATCCAGTCGATTGAACTTTTAGAACCGAATTTGGATCCAATATTAGTTGTGAATTGTGTGGTGCGATTCGTTTGATGACTCCGTCACTAAATTTGTTATTTGGGCCTGTGAGTGTTAAAGTATTGTTTTGGAGTACTATCTCCGCCCCATTGGTGAGATCTAGACTATCGATGCTTGAATAATCGCTCAAATGCAGGTCCTGCTTCAACGTTAGTGACCCCCCGGATTCAATTTTTGCGATAGAAGCACTCTTGGTTTCCAACACAACATCAGCGAACGTCACCTTTACGTTTTCGGTTTCGCGGCCTCCGGGAGGGTTTACCCAGTTGAGGTCTTGATTGTCCTCCCAGTTACTGGTATCTCCATTTTTGCCGTACCACAGATTGTTTCCTGCTGCCCCGTTCCAAAAGTAGTCGTCTCCAGATGCACGAACTAATTTGGAACGAACAATAGCTTTTTGGCCTTCCACAATGCCACCGGTCAGCTCTGCCAGAAACACCACTTCGCCAATATCGCTCAATCCGCTCATGATGCCTTCATCGTTTCCGGTGCCTTCATTTCCATTGGTTTCGAAGGATAATTCCTTGATCGTTCCGTAGTTGGATTCGTTGATGATGAGCTCGGATCCGGTTCGCGCGATCAGACCCCAGTTGCCTTCCTCATCCAACAACCAAAGGCCAAAGTTGTTGTCTGGAGTAACGAGTGGAACACCGCCCAATTCGAGGGTACCGAGCATCGCCACTTGTCCTTTAGCATTTACAACCCAGTGCCCTATACTTGCCAGTGTCGCCCCATCCGTTCCGGGGGCTACACCACCCGTCTTCACCAGGCGTTTGAGTCTGTCACTGGAAAATCTCCACAAACTATCTATAAATTGAGGTTCCCTAGCCCTGAAATAGATGTCTCCCAATTTATTCA harbors:
- a CDS encoding potassium channel family protein — encoded protein: MIAVFLLNSLVVSIAVVIHYEFLFRITLLVPKMKIKHRFRIVMGVFGALIAHAVEIWVFALAYYFMHHEDDWGSLIGNFNGTLLDCFYFSSTTFTTLGFGDVEPSGRIRFLTGIESLTGLVLITWTASFLYFEMQRFWSSR
- a CDS encoding CopG family transcriptional regulator; amino-acid sequence: MKRATVYFEEDLHRALKIKAAEASSSVSDLVNDAVKQALAEDLEDLQAFRNRESEPTVDFESFLKTLKNDGRI
- a CDS encoding type II toxin-antitoxin system RelE/ParE family toxin; translated protein: MDEYRIEIKKSAGKELQKIKGKDQERIIERIRGLAQEPRPSGSKKLSGEEKYRIRQGDYRILYQIFDETVLIVIVNVGHRRDVYKK